A single Defluviitalea saccharophila DNA region contains:
- a CDS encoding restriction endonuclease — protein MSIPKYHEFMKPILELLKDNQNHKRVELYKKLALQFALTKEEMEEWLPSGKQLVYKNRIGWALTYLKKARLIESPARATFKITELGQSVLLDNPSEIDPNYLRKFEGFNDFVDSSNEDTLLDENIQDNSTGESPQDLLDRAYKTISNTLTDDLLTEIMNQSPEFFEKLVVDLLVSMGYGGSKIENSQVLGKTGDEGIDGIIKEDKLGFDKIYIQAKRWDLDRTVGRPELQKFVGALTGQGATKGAFITTAQFTKDAKEYVDKQHACKIVLIDGKTLASLMIEHNLGVSIENVYYIKRIDTDYFNDESV, from the coding sequence ATGTCCATACCCAAATATCATGAATTTATGAAACCGATTTTAGAGTTGTTAAAGGACAATCAAAATCATAAGCGTGTAGAGTTGTATAAAAAACTAGCTCTGCAATTTGCATTAACTAAGGAAGAAATGGAAGAATGGTTACCAAGTGGGAAACAATTGGTATATAAAAACAGAATTGGTTGGGCACTAACTTATCTAAAGAAGGCAAGACTTATTGAATCTCCTGCAAGAGCAACATTTAAGATTACAGAATTAGGACAATCTGTACTATTAGATAATCCTTCTGAAATTGACCCCAATTATTTAAGAAAATTTGAGGGATTTAATGATTTTGTAGATAGTTCAAATGAAGATACCCTTTTGGATGAGAATATTCAAGATAATAGCACTGGTGAATCGCCACAGGATTTATTAGATAGAGCATATAAAACCATTTCTAACACGTTAACAGATGATCTCTTAACAGAAATAATGAATCAATCTCCAGAGTTTTTTGAGAAACTGGTAGTTGACCTCTTGGTAAGTATGGGGTATGGTGGCAGCAAAATCGAGAATAGTCAAGTGCTTGGCAAAACTGGAGATGAAGGTATTGATGGCATCATTAAAGAGGATAAGTTAGGTTTTGATAAAATCTATATTCAAGCTAAACGGTGGGATTTAGACCGTACTGTTGGGAGACCTGAATTACAAAAATTTGTTGGTGCATTAACTGGACAAGGCGCTACAAAAGGTGCATTTATTACAACAGCCCAATTTACAAAAGACGCTAAAGAGTATGTTGATAAGCAGCATGCTTGTAAAATAGTTCTTATTGATGGTAAGACTTTAGCTAGCCTAATGATAGAACATAATTTAGGTGTGTCTATAGAGAATGTGTATTATATAAAACGAATTGACACAGATTATTTTAATGATGAATCAGTATAG
- a CDS encoding pyridoxamine 5'-phosphate oxidase family protein: protein MQEVYEFLKNCGTYYLATVEGDQPRVRPFGTVDIFEGKLYIQTGKVKDVSKQLQANPKAELCAFADGKWLRVAGKLIRDDRVEAKKHMLDNYPELKTMYSAEDDNTEVLYFEDATATFHSFTDKPKVIKF, encoded by the coding sequence ATGCAGGAAGTCTATGAATTTTTAAAGAATTGTGGAACATATTATTTGGCTACAGTAGAAGGAGATCAGCCTAGAGTCAGACCTTTTGGGACTGTAGACATTTTTGAAGGTAAACTTTATATCCAGACAGGCAAGGTAAAGGACGTGTCTAAGCAGCTCCAAGCAAATCCAAAGGCAGAACTCTGCGCTTTTGCTGATGGAAAGTGGCTTAGAGTAGCAGGTAAACTGATTAGAGATGACAGAGTAGAGGCGAAAAAACATATGTTGGATAATTATCCAGAGCTTAAAACTATGTATTCTGCGGAAGATGACAATACAGAGGTTCTCTATTTTGAAGATGCAACCGCTACCTTCCATTCATTTACCGATAAAC
- the bioB gene encoding biotin synthase BioB: protein MKNLAKKIIRGRRLKRGEDLNFFLEADLDELLEGSNMIREALCGNKVDLCSIINGRSGRCSENCKFCAQSSHHKTGIQEYEFLEPDIILEDCKKHQTKGIHRYSIVTSGRSLSDKDFEKALEAYQKMKSKCDIELCASHGLLTKKQLIRLKKAGVSMYHANIETSKRYFPNICTTHTYKDKIKEIQLAKEAGLKVCSGGIIGMGETWEDRIDMALSLAELEIESIPINALIPIKNTYFENLEPLTEDEILRTIAIFRYINPTAYIRMAAGRNYFKDGGRKVFLSGANATITGDMLTTIGNNTAQDKKMLAALGFDISR from the coding sequence ATGAAAAATCTAGCAAAAAAGATTATTAGGGGGAGACGTCTAAAAAGAGGGGAAGATTTAAATTTCTTTTTAGAAGCTGATTTAGATGAATTGCTTGAAGGATCAAATATGATCCGTGAAGCGCTATGCGGCAACAAAGTTGATCTTTGCAGTATCATTAATGGTCGAAGTGGACGCTGCAGCGAAAACTGTAAATTCTGTGCCCAATCCTCTCATCATAAAACTGGGATACAAGAATATGAGTTTTTAGAGCCTGATATCATCCTTGAAGATTGTAAAAAACATCAGACAAAAGGCATTCACCGCTACTCTATTGTAACATCAGGAAGATCTTTAAGTGATAAAGACTTTGAGAAAGCCCTTGAAGCATATCAAAAAATGAAATCTAAATGTGATATTGAGCTTTGTGCATCCCATGGCTTGTTAACAAAAAAACAGCTTATTCGATTAAAAAAAGCCGGAGTTTCCATGTATCATGCAAATATCGAAACCTCTAAACGTTATTTTCCTAACATTTGTACAACCCATACCTATAAAGATAAAATAAAAGAAATTCAGCTTGCTAAAGAAGCAGGTCTTAAAGTTTGCTCTGGCGGTATCATAGGCATGGGAGAAACGTGGGAAGATCGAATCGATATGGCTTTAAGCTTAGCTGAGTTGGAGATTGAATCAATCCCTATCAATGCACTTATACCCATTAAAAATACATACTTTGAAAATTTAGAACCTCTTACTGAAGATGAAATTCTAAGAACCATAGCAATCTTTCGCTATATTAACCCTACAGCATATATCCGAATGGCAGCAGGAAGAAATTATTTTAAAGACGGAGGTAGAAAGGTATTTCTATCCGGCGCCAATGCAACCATCACAGGGGATATGCTAACTACCATAGGCAATAATACCGCCCAAGATAAAAAAATGCTGGCAGCCTTAGGGTTTGATATCTCAAGGTAG